The following coding sequences lie in one Panicum virgatum strain AP13 chromosome 6N, P.virgatum_v5, whole genome shotgun sequence genomic window:
- the LOC120678144 gene encoding WAG22 antigen-like: protein MIWEMREEGRELGDGRSHGGEMGSKGGVGGRAEARVTGGAGAECELVTEARRRARDLPPPCPGQPSRGGGGGHTPSSTRSGEGADGTAGGAARRRGRRVRRECQGRVGGGSDDGAAVGSGRAGPSGGADLSTERQPGRRSANDKAAGTERAGSGRAGPSGDAAPASREPVRALGEGE, encoded by the coding sequence ATGATCTGGGAGAtgagagaggaagggagggagcttGGTGACGGACGGAGCCACGGAGGTGAGATGGGATCCAAGGGAGGGGTCGGGGGGAGAGCTGAGGCGCGGGTCACCGGTGGAGCGGGCGCCGAATGCGAGCTCGTCACCGAGGCCCGTCGCCGTGCGCGCGACCTCCCTCCGCCCTGCCCCGGTCAgccgagcagaggcggcggcggcggccacacgCCATCGAGCACGCGATCCGGTGAGGGCGCGGACGGCACGGCGGGCGGGGCCGCGCGGCGACGCGGACGTCGCGTCCGGCGCGAGTGCcaggggcgggtcggcggcggatctgacgacggcgcggcggtcgGGTCAGGGCGGGCGGgaccgagcggcggcgcggacctcTCGACGGAGCGGCAGCCGGGACGGCGCAGCGCGAACGACAAGGCGGCCGGGACGGAGCGGGCTGGGTCGGGGCGGGCGGGGCCGAGCGGCgacgcggcgccggcgtcgcgcgAACCGGTGAGGGCGCTGGGCGAAGGGGAGTGA